CAGATGTATAATTAGTTGTTACTTTATAAATTAACCCATTATCATGATATAATTGAATTTTTAAAGGTTTGCCTTCTTCTATAATTGGAACATAATGTGTGCCTTGATTTATAAGTGTTGTATAAGCGCCGGCAATTTGGCTTTTTACTGGTATTTCTTCATACCATTGTGGTTTATTTGGTATTATATCTTCTTTATATTCAAAATTACCAGAAATTACTAATCCAGCTGTATCACCAGCATTCATATATGATAAAGTTTTATCAATATCAAATGTATATATGTATTTTATAAATTCATTATTTTCTAAATTATTCTTACTGAAAAAATAATTTAAATCTGTGTTAGGATCTTCAAAAAAATTTAAAATTTGTTTAACTCTGTCAATTTGCTGTACTGTTACAGTTGATAAAATTTCAGCTTCAGTTGCTAAGAAATTGTCATTATTCCAATTCAAATTCAATGTAAAATATTTTCTTAACAAAGGTTCAATATATGGATTATTTAAATTTACATTCTTTTTTATAGCATTATCATAACCTGCAACAGTTTTAATATCAACATATTTACTTAATATTTTTAACCTCTCAACAGCATTAGTGTTATTGAAATTAAATCCTATTGTATTTAGTTTTTTAAGTATTTCTAAATCATTTATATTTATTCCAAGTTCATTTTTCAAAACATTGATAATATTAAATAAAAATATATTATTTAAATTCATTCCAAGTTCTTGTAATAATAACATTAAATCTTCATTTTTTATATCTATATTATATCTGTATAATAAATTTAATTTTTCCAAATGATTAGGATCATTAAGATTAAAACCAAGTTGATATAATTTAAATAAATGAGTTGCATTATTAAACTTTAAACCAAATTTATCTCTAAGTGTCTTTATTTCATAAATATATTTATCTTTAGTTAAGTCATAACCTATTTTTTGTAAAAATTCTGTAACTTGATTATCAAAAATATTCACACCTATATCCCAAAGACCAGAAAGTTTTTCTACCAAACTATCTTGAGGAATATTTTGTTCAAACGATAATAATATAGCTTTTTTAGCAAATTGTCTATATGTTATAATAGGTTTTTCTTTATCTGTTAATTCTTTTAAATCATTATTATATTCTAATAATTTTGATTCCAATTCTATTCTATTTAATAAACTTAATCGTTTTTGTTCATTATTATACAATTTTTTTAAATTATTAAGATTTTTTACTTCTTCACTAATCAATTCACAATTCGTTTTTAGTTCTTTCTCTTTGTTTATGAAATAGTTTAGATTTGAAGAATCTTTATTGGAAGTTAAATCTTCTTTTAACTTATTATTATTTAATGTTAAAATTTTTATTTTTCTTTCGGATGCCTTTATAAGAGATTCATATTTATTTACACCATTTAAATCATTTAATATTTTTTGTATTTTATCTTGTAATACTTTTATTTTTTGTAATTGGAGTTTTTTGAAATTTATTTCAATTTCTTTATCTTCTTTGCCAATTTCTTCAGCCATAATTTCATACCAATTTGATGGTATCTGTGTTGGATCGGCTTTTATATTAAATGATGTCAATTTATTAAAATAATCAAAAGGATCTATTTTAGGTATTCTAATTGCAAATGGTAAAAACGGTATCATAGCACCAAGGTCAAATTTAAAAGATGGTATAGGAATATTTATATCAAATAAAGGACCCAATATCTTTTTAAACATCCATTGACTTGGATTTGTGAATAATAATTTTATATCTTTTAAAATATTAACAAGACCTGGAATCATAGTACCCAACAACTCACCTATCTCCAAACCTGCTATTAAATCAACAGTATTCTTAAAAAAGAAAAATTGTTTTACGAAACCTTGACCAATAGTTTTTAATAATGTATCTATAAATACACTTAATAATGTTGGTAATCCAGGCATTTGTATATTTGAAATGCTTTTTATAACTTCATTTTTTGTCATGAAGTAATTTTCTGGTATAGTATTTAGACCAGCACCATATATACATTTTATAGTTTCAGATATAACAGCATTTTTAGGATAATTTATATAGATACCAAAGTTTTCATCAATAATAATTTTTTGATATTCATTCATTGAACTATTTTCTTCAAGACCTTTATATTTATTATTAGTATTTTGTTTTTGGCGTTCTAATTCTCTTTCTTTTGCAATTTGTTCATTGACTTTTGATAAGTCATCATATAATTTATCTATTTCGGCTTGATATTCTGTTGGTAATTTAGATAAATTCGTTTTTGTTTTAGAATCGAGTTCTTGATTTAACTGCCTTATAATTTCTTCATTTTTTGATAAATCATTACATATCTGTACTAATTTACTATAGATATTATTTAAAACAATAGGATTATTTTCAATTCTTGAATTAGATATTAAAGTATTGTATTGAGATAATAGATTATCTCTTTGTTTCTTTGCATCATTAATTTTACCAGTGATTTTTTTATCAGGTACACCAGCAAGAATATTTTGTTTTTCTACAATTTGTTCTATTATCCTATTCTTCTTTTCTAGTTGATATTCCAGACTCATTTATAAACCCATTAAAATTTTTAATGCGTTCATTAACTTTTATAGGATATTTTAAAGGTGCTTTTAATTGAATCTTTTTAGTTTTAAAAGGATTTATTTCATTATTTGTTATTAAATTGGTAGTCAAATTTATTTCATTTTTATTCACTCTATCTATAACCATTTTAAATAAATCATCATCTGTGTTTTTTAATACCCTATCAAAAATCATTTGAACATCATTTGCATAATCAATATTCATTTTTTCATCATCGTAAAAATAAACATTATTAAACCAATCCTGTTTATATGCTTTAAATTTACCATCGTCTATTTTGAGACCTACCAAATGTTCAATAAGTATATATAATTTATTCAAACTTATTGTTTCATCATGTCTATAATAAAACTTATCAGCCACAAAATATATTTTATATATTTCTATACCGATGTCCTGTAATTTTTTTCTTAAAGTATTTAAAATATCACCATATCTTTCTCTATGAGCTCTACCACTTAATAAACAAATGTATTCATTTTTATTTCTTAAATGATATATGTTATTAAATAAAAATGTAACTTTAGTATTATTTATATATTTTTCATCATAGAATTCTATCCAAGATATACCAAGTCTTTCAATAGGAATTTTCTTTTTCTTATTAATTTCATTAAATAAATTATTTGATATAAAATAAGTTTCACCATTATATTCAATTTTTAAGTTATCTTTAATATATAAACCAGAAAGTATTTTACTTTCTTCAAATTTATCTAAACGGATTATTGGTTTGTGAGGTTCTTCTTTATCAATAATCCAAGATTTACAATCTATATCCCATAGCGTTCCATCTAAATCAAAAAAATGTAAACTTTTACTATTTGGTATCATCAAATTTCTATATTTTTTATTTATATATTAAAATTATGAATCGAATATAAAAAATATATTGTGTTTGGATTGATATTCTATAATATATAATTAAAAAAATAATTAATCTTTATGGGTGAAAACGATAAAAAACAACAAGAAGAATATTTAGCAAAATTCTTAACTGAAACAAAAGATGAGATTAAAGAAATAAAAACAACTCTAAAAACAATTAGTCAAGATAGTTCATTGGGATATCTTAATGTAGATTTGGATTTATTACCATTAGGTATTTTTTATCAAGATGGTACAAAGATCAAAATTAGAGCCGCAAAAGTACATGAAGTACAAGCATATTCGGTTGTAGATGATAAAAACTTCTTAGATGTAACTGAAAAAATGAACCAATTATTATCAAGTTGTGTAAAAGTAACATTACCAAACGGAAATAATGGATCATATAAAGATATTAAAGATGGTGATAGATTGTCTATTATATTTATGATTAGAGAATTAACTTTCCAAAAAGGTGCTTCATTAGCCAAGGAAGTTACTTGTCCTCATTGCAAACATGAATTTTTAATTCCGTTTAGAGCAACATCAAATAGTGAATATCCAAGAACCTTTGAAAACCACGAAATGCCAGAAAATATTAAAAAATTCTTTAATAAAGAAAGTAAATGTTTTGAATTTAACATTAATGGTGTTGTTTATAAATTAGCTCCACCTAATATAGGAATTCAAGAAATTTTCTATGGGGATATAAAATCAAAGGTTCAAGCACAAAAAAATCCTAACGTATCATTCTTAAAAATTATTCCATTTATGTTATGGGATAGAACATCGATAACAGAAGAAGGTATAAAAGCAAAAGAAGATGAATTTAAAAGAATGGATATGTACACTTTTCAAGTGATTAATAAAGCTGTAGATAATATGGTTTTTGGTCTTAAAGGATTAAAAATAAATTGTCCAGAGTGTCAAGGGGAGGTGCACTCAGACATGACCTTTCCCGACGGAGCGTCAAGTCTTTTCGTTATTTCAGATCCATTTAACGACTTTATTAAAGAATAAGTTTGAGTTCATGTGGCAAAAACAAATTTCTCCATCTGAAATAGATAGGATGGACTATTGGGAATTTGAAGAATATATTAAATATATGAACGAAAGAAATAAAGAGGAACATGATAGAAATAAGAAACAACAAGAAGAACAACAAGAGTATCAAAACAAAATAACACCAAAGATACCGAACTTCAGTGATTTCAAACCTGGCAATTTTAAGATACCTAAATTTTAAAAAAAAAATAAACCCACAAGAAATTGTGGGTTTTTTATTATCTATCTGTTTTATTCAAATTTCCTTCATATATAATCCCATCTACTTTTTCTGGAATAATGTGACAATTGAAAGAACACCATTGAAAAATTATTCACACCTCAAATGGAAAAATCATGGTGAATGGCATCTTTATTTATACGTTTTAGTTTTTTATATCTATCTTTATACATTAAATATTTAGATGGTTTACCATTTTCTAAGTGAAAACAATTAGGACACATAATTTCACCATGTATCTTAACATATTCTGTATAACCACAAAATTTATTATGATTATTAACTGGTGTTTTACATTCTTGCCAAACATTTGTTCTTTGATAAAAAAGATTCCTTTCCAAGTCAAAAAAATTGACATTTTCTTGAACTTTATTCCAATTAATCGAACCAGGACAATTAACATCTTCCAATTCTGGATAAATATCTATCGCATTGTCTTCATTTAAATCTGAATATACATCTCCCCAATCTTCGTTATTACAAGTTGTTACAAAGTAGTGTTCTCCATACTTGTTAATCCAAGTATCGTAATTACAAGAATAAAACATTACAGGTTGATCCAAGTCTTTACATTCCTTTAACCTTTGTAATACTTCATTCACTTGAGGTTTATATTCAACTCTTTTTATCATATATTCTGCTAACTCAGAAATATTATTCCATCTATTTTGATCAATGATAAATGAACTTGAACTAGAATTGCTTACAAATCCGTTTCTTACTTTCATATTATTCTTTTTAATTTTAAATATTTCTTCCTTTCCATATCATTTGTATAGTGATATTCAATTAAATAACCATATTCCCAAAAATTTATTAATATTGATTTTGCAACACTAAACATAAATCCTGTTATACCCATTCCTGGTTTTTCATCTGCTTCAGAAGAAAATTTTTCAATAATTTCCTTTATAACAGGTTCATTATTATTAATTTTTAATTCTAAAATTTCTACCCCCTGTGTAAAACCAATACACTGGAAAATAAAGAACTTGTTTCCAAATTGGAAAATGTTCTTTGAATAATTTAACAGCATAATAATCAGCTCTTTTTTCAGAATGATCATTCTCTTTTAAAGCATAGTGGTGTCCGAGTTCATGAGCAAATGTCATTAAAGAAAATAAAGTTTTTGTTTTACCAAACATATGTTCTTTACACCATTCAATTCTAGGCAATTGTTTTACAAAATTTTCTATAGGTGTGGCGTTTGTAATATATACATACCTTCCAAATACTCTTTCAGAATAATTTTTTACATTTACGTTAATATCTTTAATGGTATCATAAGATTTCACATATATTAATTCTTTTTGTGATTTCTCCATAAGAAAATTGTGGAATTTTTCATAATCACCTTTTAATATAAAGCCACCTATAGTAATAAAAAAAACGAAGTATAACATTACTACAAATAAAAACATATATAAAAACCAACATATTAAAAAATTTTGAAATACTACAATATTTTTAGTTTTTTAAGTTTATAACACAAAGGTAGGAAACTTTTATTAAATTAAAAAAATAAATTTAATTTTTTATATATTTTAAAACAGCCAATTCTTTTTGCTTACATTCTAATTCTGTATCAAAAATATGACCAAAAGTTTCAATTTTTTCATATATAATCAGCGTGAGCAGTTTTCTTAACACCTTGAGATTCTAACAATTTTGAAGAACTCATATGTGTTAAAGGTGTTGTTTGCCAAGTTGATAAAGCTAATTCAAGCGCTTGTTGCATTGTTTGATCTTGTTTACCACATACAAAATGAAATTGGTCAAATATAATAGGTATACCAATAACTTTATAAATACCATTATATAAGTCTTTTACAGAAAATTGATTCGGTGAATCATCATTTTCAACGGTCAAACGAGATTTACAAGAAGCAGAAAGTTTGCTAAAATTTGTACAAAAATTCTTCATAGCAGTTTGTAAATCTGGTTTAGTGACACCAACATGAATGTTGATAGGATAATATGTTGATTTGTCAAGTAACATAAGATCCATTAATTCTGCATGTTTATTAAGTTCTACAATAGTCTTATCAACAACTGAAGGTGTCAAACTTGCAAGTATATTAAAGGGACCTGGATGGTACGAGACTCTGATTTTATTGTTTTTAATATAGTTGCCTATACTTTCTAATTTAGATTTGATTGTTTTGAAGTCTGGTAAATCTGAAAAGTTATATTCAGACATCCAAGGGAATGAGTCAGATGATAGTCTATAAACAAAAATATTATTGCGAACATTCCACTTCAATATAGTTAAAGTGTCGTCAAGATTTTGTTTGACTAATTTTGATACATAAGGTAAACCCTTGTCATTATTTTAAATCTTGCTGGTTTATTTCTATATTTTATAGATTTAATAAACCACTTGGTTGTTTTCTTTCTCAAAAAGAAATCTTCTCTATCTTCACGGCAAAATTCATCAATGCCATGAGAAAAGTATATCTTAATATACTTGAATGATCTACAACTTTTTCTATTTCTTTTGAGAATTTTCATAATTTACAAATATACAACAAAATTTCGAATAAAAAAAGAGCCCGTTGTTAAAACGGGCTCTGTCAGCTTATTACAGGAGTTTAACCTGTAGCTCCATACTTTAATGAGCCGCTTTTCTGCATTTGCTGACAATTATCTTATATCTAAACTTATATATTAAATTTTAAGAGTTATAATGCTTTTAAAGCATTTTCTAATGCTTTTTGTTGATAGTCAAAAAGCGATTTTTCTTTTGAAAATTCTTTAAAATCCAATCCAAGCCAATTGGCTGGAAGGTTGTTTTGATTAAAATTTTCTCTATGTTTTGAAGGTATAGGTTCATATTGTTGTCCTTTTAACATTTCATTTAGTATTTGTTTTCATGTCAAATATTTTCATTTTTTTTAACTTGATAAACTCATCATGTTAAATAATAAATTTTTTTTTAACTTGATTCGGTAAATAGTTTGTATAATGGTTCGTTGATGTAATAATTGTTTTTCCATATTTTTACCTTTTTTAGTATCCCATATTTTTCTAATTCATCTAAATATTTCGCTGCAGTTTGCCTTGATACTTTTAGGTCATTTGCTAAAAATTCAATTTTAGTGTAAGGATGAGAAAACAAATTATTTAGTAAATCTTGCGAATAAAAATTAAAATTATTTCTAATTTTATGTTTATATTCTTGCATTAAAGTTTTAATGTTTTCTATAAGTTTAATTGTAAATATATAACCAATCTTTGATTTCGTTTTCATCTTCATATCCAAGGTCAGGACCATTGTATAAATAAAGAATATCTAAATATTTATGGTGATTTAACCATTCTGTAAAATCAGTCATATCCATATTCATATGAATTCTATATGATGGTTGTATATCTACAATAATGATTTTTTTATTAGGATATTTTTCTGTTCTAAAATTTTCAAACATCGTTATCATCCTTAAATTGTTTTATTTTAATATTGAAATCAAACCATTCATCAATAGCTTGTTTACATTGTATAATAGAAACTGTATCAAATCCTTTTTTTATTTCATTAGCAAACACTCTGTAATATAAATCTGGTACAGACCAATAACCAACTTCGCCAGGTGATTTTTCAGGATTTTTAACTAATTTATATCCTTTATACCACCTAATATTTTTTGATTTATTATATCTTTCAAAGTTAGTTTCCATTAGGATTAAAATTTGGTCTATTTGTATTTAAATTTTTTGGTCTTTCCACATTACCATTTATGGCATCATTTCTTGAATTAGTTCTATCATATAAAACTTTTATATCTCCATCTTGTCTGTAATCCATTTGAATATTAGCTTTTATATCTTCTGTTTCAATTTTATCTACTTTCGCTTCAACTTTTTCAATTTTATCCAATATTCTATTTTCAGTTGAATTAATTTTACTTTCCAAACTTACTTTAAACCCCCAAGCAACACCTAATATTAATAATGATAATGAAATAATAATTCCAACAATCCATTTGAACGATTTCATACTGATTGTAACAGTACCTTTATCTGTAATAGCATTATCTATTATATCAATATTGTCTTGTAATGTTTTTTTAGCCATAATTATTTCTTTATTTTTGTATCATGAAATGGATAACATTTATCAAATTTAATTTTAAATGTATTAATTTTAGATTTTGAAGAAAAAAAAGCCACATATAAACTTGGATCTAAATATTCATGGTGGTCACAAATTATATAAGGTTTGTGATAGTCATATACAACTATTGGTTTACCATTTAAATTATATTCTGTCATATAAATGTGTATATCACTTATGTATGTAATAGCTTTTTGATAATTACCTTTTTCATCTACTTTATTAAAGAATGAATTTGAATAAAAATAAACATAATACCAATAATTACCATTTTTATCACTATTATAAGTTCTTATAACACACCACATGAAAGAACCCCATTCATTTTCGTTTTCGGTAATCCAATCAACTTGTGTATGAAATTTCAAATCATGTTTTAATTCTTTTTGTTTGTATTGATAATATATTTCTTTTTTATTCTTTTGGGAATATGTTGAGAAAAAACAAATTAACATTAATAGAAAAAGCAATGTTCGTTTCATAAGATATAAATATTTTTAAGTATATATTAAAAATCTAATTTTTTTTATTTTTAGCTTCTTCCTTTATTTCATGAAACCTAATTGCTAGTTTTTTACATAGTTTGAAACCTTTAAAATTTTTTATACACCAATCAATATATTCTGGGTAACTTTTCATAATTTCTCCGATAGATTTACCTTCAAACTGACCAAAATTCAAAATCTGATCTTCTGATTTAAAGGAATAACTTATCTTTTTCCATTTTTTATTTTCTTCTGACATATATCAATTTTTTTAAATTATATATTATTCTCTCTTTTACTTATTGTACCAAACAATGTGAGTTACATTTAATAGTGGATATTGGATTAAAGGTGGACTTAAAAGTAATGATAAATTTTTTTTCGTTCCTACATCAAAACTAACTGTAACCACTCTTCTACTGACGTAACTCCATAATTAAAATTGGGTACTAATTGACACTGCTTTAAGTTGTCAAAATATTTTTCCGATATAAAGTTTGATCCGGTCATATCTTTCATCATTCTACCACGTTCAACTATATTTTCAATAGTTTCATCTTTTGAGTAGATAAACGGTATTGAGCAAGGGTAAATTCCTTTTTCAAGTAAGTTGGCATCAACATACTGTCCGCAGTGCATTAGTGCCTTAAATTCTGTTTCTTTCATTTTTTTATGTTAATAATTTTTTATGTTAATAATTTAAGTATTTTGGTATAATCTTTCATTACACTTGGATAAAATAAAGATAAATCAAAAATTTGTGTTCGATAACATATATTAATGATGACTTATTTGCCAATGTTTTAGTTTATCAAAAACACCACTATGTTCAAGATATGCTTGAATATCTCCATTATTATCCGAATAATGATAATATGATATAAACTTATCACCAAAATCATTGATGAACTTTTCAGCAGATTCTTCTACCAATTTATCCATAGTTTCATTCGATTCCCAAAGCGCTTTTCTAACTTCTCTTAATTTTTCAACTGCTTCAAAGTACAGTCTTTCTCTTTCATTTTCAGTCTTTTCATTAAGAACTCTTTCGAGTTTGTTTTTTCTAAGAAAGGTTTGTTTTTCTTTATCTGAAAACTTTTTTAATACATCTTCCCAATATTTCTCTTGGTCTGAAGCAATTTTCATTTCTTCTTCATATTTTCTACAAAGTTCTTTGTTTGGTTTGTAACCTTTTGAATACCAATAATTCTTATCACTCCAAGAATTATATTGATATAGTTCTCTTTGTATCTTTATAATTTCGTCTTTTGATAATTGTTTAGTATCATTAAATATAATTTGAGCAAGTTCTTTTGCATCATAAGAATCATCCCAATATGTATGTAGTTTTTCGCCATTAAATAAAATTTGATGTACTTCTTCTACTGAAGTTGGTTTTTTATCCCAAACAACTATAAAAGAACTTGAACTACTATTACTTACAAAACCATTTCTAATTTTCATCTTTTAAAATTCTTTTTAATTTTTCTTTTCTAAATAATTTTTGATTTGGATTTCCATCTGGGTCACATAAACAACTAGGGCAAAACACAGAACCATCATCAAACTCTAAAAATCCACAATGACATTTATTACAAGAATTGTCTGTGTTTGCTAATTTACCAAGATACTTATTATCATATAAAGGAAAATAAAATTTTTCTTCATAAATTATATCATAATATTCACCTTCTTCTTCGCATTTTATAAGATTCCATTCATAATGATAACTAGCTTCAACATATATTTTATCATCTTTCTTAACTATATAAATATTATCACAATATTCTATTAGAATTGATGTATCTTTATTTTTAAGTTTTTTAAGATTGTTTTTAATCTTTTTATATTTTTCTTTATAATTATTGTCTTCACTGACTAAAACATCAATTATTTGAAATGCAATGTCAACACAAGTATATTTATTACCATCGATAATGAATGATGAACTTGAACTATTACTTACAAAACCTTTTCTAATTTTCATTTGTTTATCCTTTCTAATTTATTTTCACGAAATAATTTTTTATATACTTTTTATGACTATTTTGATGGGTAATTCATAAAGACTTCATATAATCATCAATTTCTGATTCTTCGATAACTTGAACAACATCAAAATCTTTCTTCAAAGAATCAACTATTTCATCTATTTCCAAATTCGAAAATAGAGTGCCAACAGACGGATAAACACCATCTATTAATTCAAAATCCCACTCGTAGTTTCGTTGCAATTTTATAACAGATTTTTCACCACGATCTTCTAAGTAGAGGTAATATACATCATCAAATAAAAAATCCATATGTTTTGTTTAATTTACAAATATAAAACTAAAATCTATACAAAAAAAGTCCTCTTCAGGACTTTTTTATTTTAACAGTAATATGAACCATAGAATAATTTAAAGTCACTATCTTTGACATCAGGAATTATTTTCTCTAACTCATTTCTTATTTTTAGTAGTTCTTCAAGAGAAACATTACCATTGTCTATTTCTGAATTTGAACTGGTTGCCAATCTTCTTCCTAATTTTATTTTTCCATTTTCGTGTATGGTGTCAATTTTTGATTTGTGCATATTATTGTACCAAATG
This Ignavibacteria bacterium DNA region includes the following protein-coding sequences:
- a CDS encoding UV DNA damage repair endonuclease UvsE; its protein translation is MLKWNVRNNIFVYRLSSDSFPWMSEYNFSDLPDFKTIKSKLESIGNYIKNNKIRVSYHPGPFNILASLTPSVVDKTIVELNKHAELMDLMLLDKSTYYPINIHVGVTKPDLQTAMKNFCTNFSKLSASCKSRLTVENDDSPNQFSVKDLYNGIYKVIGIPIIFDQFHFVCGKQDQTMQQALELALSTWQTTPLTHMSSSKLLESQGVKKTAHADYI
- a CDS encoding HTH domain-containing protein, with product MVLTLDMKMKTKSKIGYIFTIKLIENIKTLMQEYKHKIRNNFNFYSQDLLNNLFSHPYTKIEFLANDLKVSRQTAAKYLDELEKYGILKKVKIWKNNYYINEPLYKLFTESS